The Planktothrix agardhii NIES-204 genomic interval GATTTGATAGGGGTTTTCTTGAGTTTCTAATCTTCTTAAACGTTTAAATCTAACCCGTCGGTCATCTAATTTTTCCACTAAAATCCAGCCCGTTTCTGCTTCTTCCTGACATAACCGTTTAAAAACAGTGGGATTGCGAAATACATCTTGACTGGCGCGGACAATCTTGTATTCCCATTCCTTAACTAAAGGTTCAGGGGATTCAGGATTAGAATAGCCATTAGATTGTACGGATTTTGCACGCATTTGTTTAATATCTTCTGAGTCGTAACGAGTCAATGTTTCTTCCTCCTCCTGTTCTAATTCTACATTTATTTGGATGGAACAGAGCCAGTTAGCGAGTAAAACCGCATCAATTCCTAGACTACTGACCATCAGACTTAATACAGCAATCTCGCTCATAATTAAGCTGGAGATAAATAACCTTCAATCCACAAATCACAACCCACAGAACCCCAAGTCATTCTTTCTAATAAAAGTGCCTCTGTCATTTGAGTAAAACCCAAATCTCCCACGGGAGAAGGCGCCCCACTTCCCCCAATAATTTTAGGGGCAATAAAGGCTAAAATTTTATGAATGCTGCCATCTTTGAGTGCATTGGTGGCTAGGGTTCCCCCACATTCCCACAACACCGATAAAAATTGACGTTTGTAGAAATAAGTCATGACTTGGGCGGGTGTCAAGGGCGACAATTCCGCGACCTCTACCCCCTTATTCTGTAGAAAATGTTGGAAATCTGGATTTATACCCTCCTCTGTTATAACTAAAGTTTTCGCCTCTTGAGTGTCCCATAAATGGGCTTGTTTGGGTAAATCCAAGGTGCGACTCATCACCACTCGCAAGGGGTTGGGTTCCCCAGCATCGTGGGTTGTCAGCAAAGGATTATCTCGTCGGACGGTATTTCCCCCAACAATTACCGCATCACAGGCGACTCGTAACTGATGAACTTTTTGTCGGGCTTCTGTTCCCGTCACCCAATAACTATGACCCGTTGTAGTGGCAATTTTTCCATCTAAGG includes:
- the ribD gene encoding riboflavin biosynthesis protein RibD; this encodes MTLNFDQQMMQQCLKLARQALGKTAPNPLVGSVIVQDGKIIGEGFHPGAGEPHAEVFALRNAGEQAKGATVYVNLEPCNHFGRTPPCTEALIAAKIAKVVVGMVDPNPLVSGTGIQRLKDAGIEVIVGIETADCQQLNEAFTHQILHHQPLGIWKYAMTLDGKIATTTGHSYWVTGTEARQKVHQLRVACDAVIVGGNTVRRDNPLLTTHDAGEPNPLRVVMSRTLDLPKQAHLWDTQEAKTLVITEEGINPDFQHFLQNKGVEVAELSPLTPAQVMTYFYKRQFLSVLWECGGTLATNALKDGSIHKILAFIAPKIIGGSGAPSPVGDLGFTQMTEALLLERMTWGSVGCDLWIEGYLSPA